One window of the Allosaccharopolyspora coralli genome contains the following:
- the der gene encoding ribosome biogenesis GTPase Der, with amino-acid sequence MTESREDAAGPWDAPVDPGGLDGTWSDEADWSAVEGMPEDGDGEEGARAPQPVLAVVGRPNVGKSTLVNRLLGRREAVVQDNPGVTRDRVAYDALWNGRRFTVLDTGGWEPDAKGLQAAVAAQAELAIAAADAVLLVVDARVGATDTEEAVARVLRRAKCPVLVAANKVDNERGYAEAMSLWSLGLGEPMPVSALHGRGSGDLLDAVLEAFPAVPKEELGTGAGPRKVALVGKPNVGKSSLLNQLTGEQRAVVDEVSGTTVDPVDSMVELDGQVWRFIDTAGLRKRVRTASGTEYYASLRTKQAIEAAEVAIVLVDASEPLSEQDLRVISMVVEAGRALVIAYNKWDLVDHERRFQLDKEIDRDMVQSRWAERVNVSAQTGRAVRKLAPALRTALASWDERVPTGKLNSWLSEVVAAHPPPARGGKQPKVLFATQARPRPPTLVLFTTGFLEAGYRRFLERKFRETFGFVGSPVRISVRVREGKGDSGRQGGKGGSGRQGGKSVSGGKGGSGRKGGSGRPPGKGTKSRKR; translated from the coding sequence GTGACGGAATCGCGTGAGGACGCGGCCGGGCCATGGGACGCCCCGGTCGACCCCGGCGGGCTCGACGGCACGTGGTCCGACGAGGCGGACTGGTCGGCTGTCGAGGGGATGCCGGAGGACGGTGACGGCGAGGAAGGCGCGCGCGCTCCGCAACCGGTGCTGGCCGTCGTGGGGCGGCCGAACGTCGGCAAGTCGACTCTGGTGAATCGCCTGTTGGGGCGCCGCGAGGCGGTCGTGCAGGACAACCCCGGCGTCACGCGGGACCGGGTCGCCTACGACGCGCTCTGGAACGGCAGGCGGTTCACGGTGCTTGACACGGGTGGCTGGGAGCCGGACGCGAAGGGGTTGCAGGCGGCGGTGGCTGCGCAGGCCGAGCTGGCGATCGCCGCGGCGGACGCGGTGCTGCTCGTCGTCGACGCGCGTGTGGGCGCGACGGACACCGAGGAAGCCGTCGCCCGCGTGCTGCGCCGCGCGAAGTGCCCGGTGCTGGTGGCGGCGAACAAGGTCGACAACGAGCGCGGGTACGCCGAGGCGATGTCGTTGTGGTCGCTGGGGTTGGGCGAGCCGATGCCGGTGAGCGCCCTGCACGGTCGCGGCTCTGGCGACCTGCTCGACGCGGTGTTGGAGGCGTTCCCCGCGGTGCCGAAGGAGGAGCTCGGCACCGGCGCCGGACCGCGGAAGGTCGCCCTGGTCGGCAAACCGAACGTGGGTAAGTCCTCGCTGCTGAACCAGCTGACCGGCGAGCAGCGAGCGGTCGTCGACGAGGTCTCCGGGACGACCGTGGACCCGGTGGACTCGATGGTCGAGCTCGACGGGCAGGTGTGGCGGTTCATCGACACCGCCGGGCTGCGCAAGCGGGTGCGGACGGCCAGCGGCACCGAGTACTACGCGTCGTTGCGAACGAAGCAGGCGATCGAGGCCGCGGAGGTCGCGATCGTGCTCGTCGACGCGTCCGAACCCTTGTCCGAACAGGACCTGCGGGTGATCTCGATGGTGGTCGAGGCGGGTCGGGCGCTGGTGATCGCCTACAACAAGTGGGACCTGGTCGATCACGAGCGTCGTTTCCAGCTGGACAAGGAGATCGACCGCGACATGGTGCAGTCGCGGTGGGCCGAGCGTGTCAACGTCTCGGCGCAGACGGGTCGTGCGGTGCGCAAGCTCGCACCCGCGCTGCGAACGGCGTTGGCGTCCTGGGACGAGCGCGTGCCGACGGGCAAGCTCAACTCGTGGCTCTCGGAGGTGGTCGCGGCGCATCCGCCGCCGGCACGGGGCGGTAAGCAGCCGAAAGTGCTGTTCGCGACGCAGGCTCGGCCGCGGCCGCCGACACTCGTGCTGTTCACGACCGGGTTCCTGGAAGCCGGGTACCGGCGGTTCCTGGAACGCAAGTTCCGGGAGACGTTCGGATTCGTGGGGTCTCCGGTGCGGATCTCGGTGCGTGTCCGGGAAGGCAAGGGCGATTCCGGTCGCCAGGGCGGCAAGGGCGGTTCCGGTCGCCAGGGCGGCAAGAGTGTGTCCGGCGGCAAGGGTGGCTCGGGACGTAAGGGCGGCTCCGGGC